The nucleotide window GGGGCCGCAACCCGCTGCCGTTCCCGCAACTGCTCCCGGCCGATCCGATCGCCATTGGCGGCGCCGTGATCAGCGTGACGCAGGTATTGCTGCTGGCCCTGGCCGCGCTGTCGATGTGCGCGCTGGTGCTGCTCGTCGAGAAAACCAAGATGGGCCGGGCGATGCGCGCCGTGGCGGAAAACCCCCGCGTGGCAGGCCTGATGGGGGTCGATTCGAACCGCGTGATCGTCTACACGTTCGCGATCGGCGCCGCTCTGGCCGCCGTGGCCGGCGTGATGTGGGGCGCGAACTATGCGTCGATCCAGTTCGCCATGGGCACGATCCCCGGCCTGAAGGCGTTCTGCGCCGCGGTGCTGGGCGGTATCGGCAATATCTATGGCGCGATGATCGGCGGGATCGTGCTGGGCATCATCGAAAGCCTGGGCGCCGGCTACATCGGCGACCTGACCGGGGGCTTCCTCGGCAGCCACTACCAGGACATCTTTGCCTTCATCGTGCTGATCCTGGTGCTGACGGTGCGTCCGTCCGGCATTATGGGTGAACGCGTCGCCGACCGCGCCTGAGGAGACCGACATGGCACTGCTCAATTTCGACACTTCGCGCGATCCGAAAAAGGCCTACCTCAGCATGGCGTTGCTGCTGGCGGTGATGGTGGCCTTCCCGTTCTTCGCGCAACACTATGGCAATTCGTGGGTGCGCATCGCCGACCTGGCGCTGCTGTACATCATGCTGGCGCTGGGCCTGAACATCGTGGTCGGCTTTGCCGGCCTGCTGGACCTGGGCTATATCGCGTTCTACGCGGTAGGCGCCTACCTGACGGGCCTGCTCGCTTCGCCCCAGTTCGCCACGCTGCTCGAATCGATCATCATGCTGCACCCGGCGTTCGGTGAAACGCTGGTGGCGATCCTCGGCGAGGATATCCGCACCAACGGCATCCACCTGTCGGTATGGTTCATCGTGCCGTTCGCGGCGGCATTGGCCGGCCTGTTCGGCGCCATCCTCGGTGCGCCCACGCTGAAGCTGCGCGGCGACTACCTGGCCATCGTCACGCTGGGTTTCGGCGAGATCATCCGGATCTTCATGAACAACCTGAACGATCCGATCAACTTCACCAACGGTCCGCAGGGCATCAACCTGATCGATCCGATCCGGGTGTTCGGCGTGGACCTGGCCGGCGAACAGGGTTCCGGCGCGATGGTGTCGATCGGCGCCTGGCAGATCCCTTCCGTCAATGCCTACTATTTCCTGTTCCTGTTCCTGTGCATTGCCACGATCTTCATCACCGCGCGCCTGCAGCATTCGCGCCTGGGCCGCGCCTGGGTGGCGATCCGCGAAGATGAAATCGCCGCGAAGGCCATGGGCATCAACACCCGCAACGTGAAACTGCTGGCGTTCTCGATGGGCGCCTCGTTCGGCGGCGTGGCCGGTGCCATGTTTGCCGCGTTCCAGGGCTTTGTATCGCCGGAATCGTTCTCGCTGACCGAATCGATCGCCGTGCTGGCCATGGTGGTGCTGGGCGGTATCGGGCACATTCCCGGCGTCGTGCTGGGCGGCCTGCTGCTGGCGGCGCTGCCGGAAGTGCTGCGCCACGTGGTCGAACCGGTGCAGATGCAGCTGTTCGGCAAGGTACTGATCGAGGCCGAAGTGCTGCGCCAGCTGCTGTATGGCCTGGCGCTGGTGCTGATCATGCTGGTGCGGCCGGCGGGATTGTGGCCTTCACCGAAGCACGAGGATCGCCCGGACGGCGATTCCGACACCAAGGGCAAGGCGACCGGCGTCGTGGCAGCGTAAGGAAAACAGATGAGCGAAGAAGTCATCCTGAATATCCAGGGCGTCAATAAACGGTTCGGCGGGCTGCAGGCGCTGACCGACGTCCGTATCAACATCAAGCGCGGCCAGATCTATGGCCTGATCGGCCCGAACGGTGCCGGCAAGACCACGTTCTTCAACGTGATCACCGGCCTGTACCAGCCCGATACCGGCACCTTCGAACTGGCCGGCAAGCCGTATTCGCCGTCGGCGCCCCATGCGGTGGCGAAGGCGGGCATCGCGCGCACGTTCCAGAACATCCGCCTGTTCGGGGAAATGACAGCGCTGGAAAACGTGATGGTGGGGCGCCATGTGCGCACGCACCAGGGCGTGCTCGGCGCGATCTTCCGCCACAAGGCCGCGCGCGACGAGGAAAAGGCGATCCGCGCACGGGCCCAGGAATTGCTGGATTTCGTCGGCATCGGGCAGTTCGCCAGCCGCACCTCGAAGTTCCTGTCGTACGGCGACCAGCGCCGGCTGGAAATCGCCCGCGCGCTGGCCACCGATCCGCAACTGCTGGCGCTGGACGAACCGGCCGCCGGCATGAACGCCACAGAAAAACTGGCGTTGCGCGAGCTGCTGGTGAAGATCAAGGCGGAAGGCAAGACCGTGCTCCTGATCGAACACGACGTGAAATTGATGATGGGCCTGTGCGACCGCATCAGCGTGCTCGAATACGGCAAGCTGATCGCCGAAGGCTTGCCGCATGAAATCCAAAGCAACCAGGCTGTCATCGACGCCTATCTGGGAGGGGCGCATTGATGGCGGCAACTGAAAAGAACGTGCTGAAGATCGACGGCCTGCACGTCGCCTACGGCGGCATCAAGGCCGTCAAGGGCATCGACCTGGAAGTAAACGAGGGTGAACTGGTCACGCTGATCGGCGCCAACGGTGCCGGCAAGACCACCACGCTGAAGGCCATCACCGGCACGCTGCCGGCCTGCAAGGTGGAAGGCACGATCTCCTACCTGGGCGCGCCGCTGAAGGGTGTGCAGAGCTTCCACCTGGTGGAAAAAAAGCTGGCGATGGTGCCGGAAGGGCGGGGCGTCTTCACGCGGATGACGATCCTGGAAAACCTGATGATGGGCGCCTATACGCGCAACGACAAGGCAGGCATCGACGCCGATATCGCCAAGTGGTTCGACATCTTCCCGCGCCTGAAGGAACGCGCCGGGCAGCTGGCCGGAACGCTGTCCGGCGGCGAGCAGCAGATGCTGGCGATGGCGCGCGCGCTGATGTGCCACCCGCACCTGCTGCTGCTGGACGAGCCATCGATGGGGCTGTCGCCGATCATGGTCGAGAAGATCTTCGAGGTGATCCGCGACGTGTCGAAGCAGGGCATCACGATCCTGCTGGTCGAGCAGAACGCCAAGCTGGCGCTGCAGGCGGCCGACCGCGGCTACGTGATGGATTCCGGCGCGATCACGATGACCGGCAATGCGGACGCCATGCTGGACGACCCGCGCGTGAAAGCCGCCTACCTGGGCGAATAAGCGCCGGCATATCGATTCCATCCACCGGTGCGGCACGGCGCTCCCGCAGGCTCGACACCCGGATTTCCGGAAAATCGGTGACAGTCACCATTTATAGGAAATCGGTGACAGTCGCCATTTTCCTACCGGTCTCAACACCGGTGCGGCATGGCTCCCGCTGGCTCAGCTCACGGATTCACCAGAAAATCGGTGACAGTGAAGTGACCCCAGGAAGTTGGACGGTTTGTTAGCTATGCTACTTGGAGCTGAGTTCTGTACTGCACAGGACTCAGCCCGTTCAACCTAAGCTTGATGCGCTTGTGATTGTAGTAGCGGATGTACTTCACCAGGCCTTTCTTCAGCTCCTCGATACTGGCAAATTTCTGCAGATGGAAGTACTCAGTCTTGAGTACGGCGAAGAAGCTCTCCATGGCAGCGTTATCGAGGCAATTTCCTTTGCGAGACATGCTCTGCACGACATTTTTATCCTCCAGCGCCTTCCGGTAAGCGGGCTTCCGATAGTGCCATCCCTGGTCTGAGTGAAGGATTGGCTTGTCGTCTTTGCCGAGCTTTCGCAGGGCTTTTTTAACCATGTTGGTAACCAAGCTCAGCACTGGCCGGGTGTTCGTCTCGAAGGCGATGATCTCGCCGTTGCACAGATCCATCACCGGCGAGAGATACAGTTTTTTGCCAGCGACATTGAACTCCGTGACATCAGTTACCCACTTCTCGTGCATGGCCGCAGCTTCAAAATCGCGGTCCAAGAGGTTATCTGCAGCTTCGCCCACTTCGCCTTTGTAAGAACGATACTTCTTCGGCCGCACCAGCGATTTCAAGCCGAGCTCGCTCATCAAACGCTGTACACGTTTGTGGTTAACCTTATGCCCGTCCTTGCGGATCTCAGCGGCCACACGGCGATAGCCATAGCGCCCGTGGTTGCCGTCGAAGACGCCCTGAACACGATTTTTTAAGGCCTCGTCACGATCGCCTAGCTTGGCCACTTGCTGCTGATAGTAGTAAGTGCTGCGCGCCAGGCCTGCTACTTCCAGCAAGCCATCCAAAGGGAAACGCTGCCTCAGTTCAGTGATTACTTTCGCTTTTTGCGCGCTATCGCACGCTGCTGCTTCTCTTCCTGAACCAAGGCATCCAGCTTTTTTAGGTAGGCGTTCTCCATCCGCAAGTAGTTCACTTCTTTGAGAAGCTCTTCAAGGGTCTTGGCCTCTTCATCGAGAGGCGTTTGCGGCGCGGGCGGCTGGGATGTGGGCATTTTCTTCGGTCTCTGGCGCGGTCGGGGACTGAGCGCATCTATACCGCCGCTATGATAGCAGCGCTCCCACTGGCCGATGCTGCCGGTGTGGCGCACGTTGAAAATCACGGCCGTCTCGAAACATGACAACTCATGTTTCCACATGTGCTGCAATATCGACAGCTTGCCCTCAGCGCTGTGCCTATGTTGCTTCTTCTCCAGGCCCCCCACGCCATGAGCGTCGTATAGCCTGACCCACAAATAGACCAGGCTAGGATCCACGCCCATCTCGTTGCCCAGACGAACGCATCCTAACGGGCCGGCCCGATATCGATCGACCACCTCTTGCTTGAACTGCACACTGTATTTCGCCATGAAAAACCCCAAAAGTTGGTGTCCAACTTTTAGGGTTCAGTTCACAGTCACCATTTTTAGGGAAACATTGCCCGGAAAATGGAGCCTGTCACCGTTTTTCGGGAAACATTGCCTGGAAAATGGGGTACGTCCCCATTTTTCGTCTCCCCATCTTTTATCGCCGTTTCCCGGCGACGTTCAGCCGGCCAGTTCGGCGAAGCGGGGCAGGTCGACGTTGCCGCCGCTGACGATGATGCCGACCTTCTTGCCATGCAGGCTGTCGCCCAGCGCGCGGGCGGCGGCGAGGCCAAGGCAGCCGGTGGGTTCGGTGATCATCTTCATGCGGCTGGCGAAGAAACGCATTTCGTCGACCAGCCGGGCATCCGGCACCGTGAGGATGTCGTCCACGTCGCGCTGCAGGATCGGAAAGGTCAGCTTTCCCAGGTGCTGGGTCTGGGCGCCGTCGGCGATCGTCTTCGGCGTATCGATGTGGACGATGGCGCCACTCCGGAACGATTGCTGGCCGTCATTGCCCGCTTCGGGTTCGACGCCATACAGCCTGGTCTTCGGCGACAGCGCCCGGGTCGCCAGCGCCGTGCCGGACAGCAGGCCGCCACCGCCCAGCGGCACGAACAGGTAGTCCAGCTCGCCCACTTCCTCGAACAGTTCCTTGGCCACCGTGCCTTGTCCGGCGATCACGTGCGGATGGTCGTAAGGCGGAATCAGCGTCAGGCCATGCCTGGCCGCCAGGTCGCGGCCGATCTGTTCGCGGTCTTCGGTATAGCGGTCATAGGTGACGACGGTGGCGCCATAGCCGCGCGTTGCAGCGACCTTGGCTGCCGGGGCATCGAGGGGCATCACGATCGTGGCGGGAATGCCCAGCAGCTGGGCGGACAGCGCGACCGCCTGCGCATGATTGCCGGAAGAGAAGGCCACCACGCCCGCCTCGCGCTGCGCGCTGTCGAACTGCGACAGGGCATTGAAGGCGCCGCGGAACTTGAAGGCGCCGGTGCGCTGCAAGTTCTCGGCCTTGAAGTACAGCCGGGCGCCCAGCTGTTCATCGACCGTGCGCGATGTCAGCACGGGCGTGCGGTGCGCCTGCCCCGCGATGCGGCCGGCGGCGGCCACCACGTCGTCATAGGTTGGAAGCTTCGGTTCTGTCATCGTCTGTCCTTTCAAATCAGGGTGTAAACAGATTATCTGATATTGGATAAAGTGTATAGATGAAGGCGAAAAAAAGCCCCGGGAAAATCCAGAAGAAAAATCCCGGAACACGTTCGGCAGAACAAAAAAAGCCCCGAACAAGTCGGGGCGTGCGAAGGACATCCGCTGAGAGGATCCACGGATGCCGAGGAGACCTGGTACAGCGATGCTTTCAGTGCGCCGGCGCGGCCGGCGCGGGTATTACGCGGCAGCGGCGGCCGAGTTGGCGGCGGCTGGTGCGGACTTGACGGCGGCGGTGAACTGGTTCACGGCGGCGTTCACGTTCGCTTCGTAAGCTTCGGCAGCTTGCTTGGCGGTGCGGGTGAACTGTTCATAGCCGGCGTTGGCGCTGCCCAGGGCGGATTTGAACAGGGCCACGGCGTTTTCGCTGCCGGCCGGTGCGTTCTTGCTGACTTCGTCGACCAGCGAGATGATCTTGCGGTTCGTTTCCAGGATTTGCGCTTCCACGGCTTTCGAGAACTCGGAAGCGGTGCTCTGGGCGATCGATGCCAGGTGGCGGCTGTACGCGATGGCTTTCTCGGCGCTCGGCTGAGCCTGGGCAGCGCTCAGCGAGAAGAACTCCTGCGGATCCTTGGCGGCCAGCAGCTGCTTCGCGGCGGCGGAGGTATCTTCCAGCGAAGCCTTGGCGGCGGTCAGGTTCAGGTCGACGAGCTTTTCAACGCCTTCGAACGTCTTGTTCGTCAGGGAGGAGAAAATCGCGAATTGGCTTTCGAAATTCGCCTTGGTCGCATTGGAAAATTGCTCAGGAATCGAAAACATGTAGTTCTCCAGAAATAAATATCGTTGATGAAAGCTTGCTGTGGTCTAGGACAGCTATTGTGCAACGCAACATGCTCAATTCTACGGTTGCGCAAGATTAAGTCAAGCGAAATTTGTGCATTGCACCAAGGCACGATAGATTGCTCCCCAAACCGCTAGAGCGAAGCGAATTTTGTGCATTGCACCAAAGCACGAGAGGTTGCTCCCCAAAACACTAGAGTGAAGCGAATTTTGTGCATGGCACCAAAGCGTGATAGCTTGCTCCCCAAAACACCAGAGTAAAGCGACTTTGTGCATTACACCGAATCCTGACCGATTGCTTCAGTCAACACCAGAGTAAAGCGGATTCATGTATTGCACTGAAGAACGGATTCGTTACAGTTCATAACGCTAGCGTGAAGCATATTTGGTGCCTTGCACAAAAGTACCAATCCATCACTTATAGCAATACGGTCCCGCCAACTCGACCGTGTTAGACTGAAACGATGTCCCCGTTCCTTTCGCCGGTTCCCCTGTTCTTTGTTTTCCTGTGGAGTACAGGGTTCATCGTGGCCAAGTTCGGCCTGCCCTATGCCCCGCCGCTGACCTTTTTGCTGATGCGTTATGCCTGCGCGGTGGCAGTGCTCGCGCCACTGGTCTGGCTGCTGAAGGCGCCGTGGCCGACAGGCAAGGCCAGGCATATTGCCGTCTCCGGCCTCCTGCTGCATGGCGGATACCTGGCGGGCGTATGGTGCGCCATCAAGCTGGGCATGCCGGCCGGGCTGTCCGCGCTGATCGTCGGCATGCAGCCGATCCTGACCGCTTTCGCGGCGCCACTGATCGGTGAGCGCGTCACGCCACGGCAATGGCTGGGCCTGCTTTTCGGACTGGGCGGCGTAGCCCTCGTGGTGTATGCGAAAATCACCCTGACAGGCCTGTCGTGGCAAGCCATCGCACTGTGCCTGGGCGCGCTGGTGTCGATCACGGCGGGCACGCTTTACCAGAAGCACTGGTGCCCCCAATTCGATTTGCGTACGGGAACGGCCATCCAGTTTTCGGCGTGCTTCGTTGCAACGCTGCCATTTGCCCTCATGTTCGAAGGATTGACCCCGGCGTTGCCGGCGGTCGAATGGACGCCGCGTTTCGTCGCCGCACTGCTGTGGTCGGTATTTGGCTTGTCGATCGGCGCGATCTTCCTGCTGTTCGCCCTGATCCGCCGGAGCGATGCGACCCGGGTCACCAGCCTGCTGTACCTGACCCCGCCGACCACCGCGCTGATGGCATGGCTGATGTTCGGCGAGGCGTTCAGCCCCCTCGGCGTGGCCGGTATGGCGCTGGCGGTCACCGGGGTGTTCTTCGTGGTGCGCAAATGACCAACAAGGTGGAGGAGCAGGCATGATTTCCAGTCCCGAACAGCAGGCGGTGGATGCCGCCATCACGTCGCGCCGGTCGATCCGCGCCTTTCTCTCCACGCCGGTCGAGCGTGCGGACATCGCGGCGATCCTCGAAGTGGCCAGCCGGGCGCCATCCGGTACCAATACGCAGCCGTGGAAAGTATATGTACTGACGGGCGCCGCGCGCGATGCGTTGTGCGCCCGCATCACCGAAGCCTATCGGGATCCGGAGCAGAACCGCCGGCACCAGGAGGAATACGCGTACTATCCGAGGGAATGGAAGTCGCCGTATATCGACCGGCGCCGCAAGGTGGGCTGGGACCTGTATGCGCTGCTGGGGCTGACACGCGACAACAAGGAGGGGATGGCCGCCCAGCATGCCCGCAACTTCAACTTCTTCGATGCCCCGGTCGGCATGATCTTCACGATCGACCGCGTCATGGAGCAGGGATCGTGGCTCGACTATGGGATGTTCTTGCAGGGCATCATGATCGCGGCGCGGGCGCGCGGCCTCGATACCTGCCCGCAGGCGGCCTTCACACAATTCCATGCAATCATTGCGGAACAGCTGTCATTGCCCGACAATGAAATGGTGGTGTGCGGCATGGCGCTGGGCGTTGCCGATCCGGCAAGGATCGAGAACGCGCTGGTGACCGAGCGTGAACCGGTGGAACGGTTTGCCACCTTTGTCGACGATGCACCAGGTATCGTGAATGACGCATACTGACGTCAACCGATGCCTCAACCGATGCCTCAACCGATGCATCAACTGATGGTTCAATTGATGTATCCACTAACGCATCAACTGACGCATCTGCTTGATTATTCAAAGAATAATGTTTCACCGGGTTTCGTTGCTTAGCCGCATCAAGTTCGGTGGTTGCGCTATCTAAGCGCCTGTTTTTTGTGCTCGACAATGTGAAATTCTGTTGTGCGAGATCAGTGTTTTGCTACACTGCAACGTATCGTTCATTGACCCGGTCATTGGATCTTCCATGTACCGTTCATTTGCTGGATTCGGGGATATTTCATGTACAAAGTAATCGTTGCCGCCCTGATTTCTGCCCTGTGCATCGCGGTGCCGGTCACCACGGTGCAAGCGGCGAATGGCGTCAAGAAGACAGTGGTGAAGAAAACCTCCGCCAAGAAGAAATTCGTCAAGCGTGCCGGCGTGCGGCGCCAGGCTGCCGCCGAACCGCGCGGCAAGGTGGTGCGCCGCGTGGTGACCGTGCGCGGCAAGAAGCGCGTGGTGTACCAGCGCGCGCTGGTGGCTGCCGCCGCCGTGCCCGCAGCCGTGGCGGCACGTCCGACCATGGGCGACATGGCCGGCCTGAACCTCACACGCGATCCGCTGGACCTGAAATCGAACGTGGCGCTGGTCGTCGACCAGGCCAATGCCGAAGTGCTGTTCGAGAAAAATGCCGGCGTGGCGTTGCCGATCGCATCCATCACCAAGATGATGACGGGCCTGGTGGTCGTCGAAGCGAACCAGGACATGGATGAAATGCTGACCGTGACCGACGACGACGTCGACCGCGCCAAGTTTTCCAGCTCGCGCCTGAGGGTCGGCGACCGGCTGACGCGCCGTAACATGCTGCATATCGCCCTGATGAGCTCGGAAAACCGCGCAGCTTCCGCGCTGGGCCGCAACTACCCGGGCGGCTTGGCGGCCTTCGTGGCGGCGATGAATGCCAAGGCGCAGGCGCTGGGCATGACGGACACGCGCTATGCCGATTCCACCGGCCTGTCCAAGCAGAACGTGGCCAGCGCGCGCGACCTGGCCAAGCTGGCGATGGCCGCCTACGAGCATCCGATCCTGCGCGAGTTTTCCACCGACGCGAAGGCAGTGATCGAGCGTAATGGCCGCCCGGTGCAATTCGGCACCACCAACGGTCTCGTCGTACCGACGTCCGGCTGGCAGATCGGCCTGCAGAAGACCGGCTTCATCAACGAAGCGGGCCGCTGCGTGATGATGCAGGCGGTCATCGAAGGCCGTTCGGTCATCATGGTGTTGCTGGATGCGAAGGGCACCGCGGCACGCGTCGCCGATGCGATGCGCATGAAGAAATGGCTGACGGCGCTGAAACCGGCGCCGTTCGCGGAAACCATCGGCTCCGGCGGCGCCGGCAGCGCACTCAGCGCCGGCGCCGCCGCGATGACTCACTCCGCAGCCGGCATGTAACCCAGCGTGGCGGAAATCTGGTTGGCGGTAGTGACCAGGTCTTCCAGCCAATCGTCCTGCAGGCGGTCGGCCGGCGCCGAGATCGACAGGCCGGCCACCAGCTTGCCGCTGTCGTCGCGAATGCCGGCGGCCATGCAGCGCACCCCCAGCTCCAGTTCCTCGTTGTCGCGCGCATAGCCGCGCGAGCGCACCAGTGACAGCTCGCGCTCCAGCTTCCCCAGGTCCGTGATCGAATTCTTGTTGTGGCCCGCCAGCCCGGTGCGGGTGGCGTAGGCACGGATCGCCTTCGGCTCATCCACCGACAGGAACAGCTTGCCCGTCGATGTCAGGTGCAGCGGCCCGCGCCCGCCGATCGCGCGCACCACCTGCATGCCGGAACGCTCGGAGAAGGCGCGGTCGATGTAAACGATCTCGTCGCCCTGGCGGACCGACAGGTTGATCGTCTGCTGGGTTTTCTTGTGCAGTGCGCGCATGAAATCCAGCGCGGCCTCGCGGACCGACAGCCGGCTCTTCACGACATTGCCCAATTCCAGCAGGCGCATGCCGAGGCGATAGGTGCCCGGTTCGATGCGGTCGACGAAGCGCGTCAGTACCAGGTCGTTCAGGATCCGGTGTGCCGTCGAGGGGTGCAGCCCCGAGACCTTCGACAATTCCTTGAGGCTTACCGGGTCCGGGTACTTGGCCAGTGCGTCGAGCAGGCCCACCATGCGTTCGATGACCTGGATGGTCGTTTTTTGTTCTGGAACGGATTCAATTTTCATGATGTGGTTGGTGCGGTGCAGTATGTATGCGCTTCTTTATACCATGATGTGAAAATAATGGGAATTGCAAGGGTTCATCGGTGCCAGGGGTCGCTATAATGACGCACCTTTTTTGACCCCTATCCCCATGACCCAGCCTGCCAGCGAATTCAAGAGCCGGAGCGGCCTGAAGCGCATCCAGTCGGCGTTCTTTTACTCGCTCGACGGTTTGAAGACGGCGTGGCGCCATGAACACGCCTTCCGGCAAGAGCTGACGATCTTCATCGTCGCCGGCATCGCCGCGCTGTTGCTGCCCATCTCCGCTTTCCAGAAATTGGCCCTGATCGGCGTGATGGTCCTGGTATTGATCGTGGAGCTGATCAACTCGGCGATCGAAGCCGTGGTCGATCGTATCTCGCTGGAACGCCATGCCTTGTCGAAGAACGCCAAGGACCTGGGCAGCGCGGCCGTGCTGCTGGCCTGCCTGTTAGCGGCGGCGACTTGGAGCGTGGTGCTGTTCAACCGTTTCTGGTGAAGGCCCTTAGAAGTTTTTGGAATAAGGAAGGGACGAAAACTTCGTTCTCTTTCATAAGCTCAGCAGCTAATCTGCAACCTCCAACAAAAAGGGGAATCAGATGCTGTCCAAAAAACTTTCCACGCTGGCCGCCGCAGTTGTTACGACCCTCGCCGTATCGCTGACCGCACACGCGGCCGAAGTTACCCTGCTCAATGTTTCGTATGACCCGACGCGGGAGCTGTACCAGGACGTGAACGCCGCCTTCGCCAAGGAGTGGAAGGCCAAGACGGGCGACGACGTGAAGGTCAAGCAATCGCACGGCGGCTCGGGCAAGCAGGGCCGCTCCGTCATCGACGGCCTGCAGGCGGACGTCGTCACGCTGGCACTGGCCTACGATATCGATGCGATCGCCGAGAAAGGCATCGTCGCCCCGAACTGGCAGAAGCGCCTGGCCAAGAATGCCACGCCGTACAGCTCGACCATCGTGTTCCTGGTCCGCAAGGGCAATCCGAAAGGCATCAAGGACTGGGCCGACCTCGTCAAGCCGGGCGTGGCGGTGATCACGCCGAACCCGAAAACTTCCGGTGGCGCGCGCTGGAATCACCTGGCCGCCTACGGCTACGCGCTGCGCCAGCCGGGTGGCACCGACGCCACCGCGCGCGACTACCTGAAAAAACTGTACAAGAACGTGCCGGTGCTGGATTCCGGCGCACGCGGCGCCACCACCACCTTCGTCGAGCGCGGTATCGGCGACGTGCTGCTGGCGTGGGAAAACGAAGCGCTGCTGGCGATCAAGGAACTGGGCCCGGACAAGTTCCAGATCGTCGCGCCTTCCGTCTCGATCCTGGCCGAGCCGCCGGTCGCCGTGGTCGACAAGGTCGTCGACAAGCGCGGTACCCGCAAGGTGGCCGAGGCCTACCTGAACTTCCTGTACACCGATGCGGCGCAGGAGCTGATCGCCAAGAATTACTACCGCCCGACGGTGGAAAAGGAAGCCAAGAAATATGCCGCGCAATTCCCGGCCGTGAAACTGTTCACGATCGGCGACGTGGCCGGCGACTGGGCCAAGGCGCAGAAAACGCACTTCGCCGATGGCGGCGTGTTCGACCAGATCTACCAGAAGTAAGCAGGGGGAGCGCATGCCGGGCAATCTTTCGCGATTCCGCGTGCTGGTGGCGCCGGGCCTGCACGACAGCGGCCCGGAGCACTGGCAAAGCCGCTGGCAGCGCCTGTATCCGGCGTTCGAGCGGGTGTGCCAGGATGACTGGAGCGATCCGGTCCTGCCGGCATGGCGCGCACGGGTGGATGAAGTGCGCCGGCGCGATGACCGGCCCACGCTGATCGTCGCGCACAGCTTCGGCTGCCTGGCGTCGGTGCACAGCGTGGCGGCCGACCCGGCAAACGTGGCCGGACTGCTGCTGGTGGCGCCGGCCGACCCCGACAAGTTCGGCGTGGCGGCACTGCTGCCGCGCGAACCGTTGCCCGTCCCTTCCATCCTGATCGCCAGCACGAACGACCCCTGGATGCCGCTCGAGCGGGCGCGCCAGTGGGCGCAGCATTGGGGCAGCAGTTTCATCGACGCGGGTGCGCTCGGCCATATCAATGCCGAGTCGGGTTTACGCGACTGGCTGTTCGGCCAGCAGCAGTTGCAATTCCTGGTCGATCGGGCGCAGAATATGAAACCATTACAATATTGATCTTTGTCTATCACTGGAGATTTCCATGACGTTACGCCTCGGCGATACCG belongs to Pseudoduganella albidiflava and includes:
- the phaP gene encoding TIGR01841 family phasin (Members of this family are phasins (small proteins associated with inclusions such as PHA granules). Note that several different families of phasins have been named PhaP despite very little sequence similarity to each other.), encoding MFSIPEQFSNATKANFESQFAIFSSLTNKTFEGVEKLVDLNLTAAKASLEDTSAAAKQLLAAKDPQEFFSLSAAQAQPSAEKAIAYSRHLASIAQSTASEFSKAVEAQILETNRKIISLVDEVSKNAPAGSENAVALFKSALGSANAGYEQFTRTAKQAAEAYEANVNAAVNQFTAAVKSAPAAANSAAAAA
- a CDS encoding DMT family transporter produces the protein MSPFLSPVPLFFVFLWSTGFIVAKFGLPYAPPLTFLLMRYACAVAVLAPLVWLLKAPWPTGKARHIAVSGLLLHGGYLAGVWCAIKLGMPAGLSALIVGMQPILTAFAAPLIGERVTPRQWLGLLFGLGGVALVVYAKITLTGLSWQAIALCLGALVSITAGTLYQKHWCPQFDLRTGTAIQFSACFVATLPFALMFEGLTPALPAVEWTPRFVAALLWSVFGLSIGAIFLLFALIRRSDATRVTSLLYLTPPTTALMAWLMFGEAFSPLGVAGMALAVTGVFFVVRK
- a CDS encoding nitroreductase, with the translated sequence MISSPEQQAVDAAITSRRSIRAFLSTPVERADIAAILEVASRAPSGTNTQPWKVYVLTGAARDALCARITEAYRDPEQNRRHQEEYAYYPREWKSPYIDRRRKVGWDLYALLGLTRDNKEGMAAQHARNFNFFDAPVGMIFTIDRVMEQGSWLDYGMFLQGIMIAARARGLDTCPQAAFTQFHAIIAEQLSLPDNEMVVCGMALGVADPARIENALVTEREPVERFATFVDDAPGIVNDAY
- a CDS encoding serine hydrolase, with protein sequence MYKVIVAALISALCIAVPVTTVQAANGVKKTVVKKTSAKKKFVKRAGVRRQAAAEPRGKVVRRVVTVRGKKRVVYQRALVAAAAVPAAVAARPTMGDMAGLNLTRDPLDLKSNVALVVDQANAEVLFEKNAGVALPIASITKMMTGLVVVEANQDMDEMLTVTDDDVDRAKFSSSRLRVGDRLTRRNMLHIALMSSENRAASALGRNYPGGLAAFVAAMNAKAQALGMTDTRYADSTGLSKQNVASARDLAKLAMAAYEHPILREFSTDAKAVIERNGRPVQFGTTNGLVVPTSGWQIGLQKTGFINEAGRCVMMQAVIEGRSVIMVLLDAKGTAARVADAMRMKKWLTALKPAPFAETIGSGGAGSALSAGAAAMTHSAAGM
- a CDS encoding IclR family transcriptional regulator → MKIESVPEQKTTIQVIERMVGLLDALAKYPDPVSLKELSKVSGLHPSTAHRILNDLVLTRFVDRIEPGTYRLGMRLLELGNVVKSRLSVREAALDFMRALHKKTQQTINLSVRQGDEIVYIDRAFSERSGMQVVRAIGGRGPLHLTSTGKLFLSVDEPKAIRAYATRTGLAGHNKNSITDLGKLERELSLVRSRGYARDNEELELGVRCMAAGIRDDSGKLVAGLSISAPADRLQDDWLEDLVTTANQISATLGYMPAAE
- a CDS encoding diacylglycerol kinase; this translates as MTQPASEFKSRSGLKRIQSAFFYSLDGLKTAWRHEHAFRQELTIFIVAGIAALLLPISAFQKLALIGVMVLVLIVELINSAIEAVVDRISLERHALSKNAKDLGSAAVLLACLLAAATWSVVLFNRFW
- a CDS encoding sulfate ABC transporter substrate-binding protein produces the protein MLSKKLSTLAAAVVTTLAVSLTAHAAEVTLLNVSYDPTRELYQDVNAAFAKEWKAKTGDDVKVKQSHGGSGKQGRSVIDGLQADVVTLALAYDIDAIAEKGIVAPNWQKRLAKNATPYSSTIVFLVRKGNPKGIKDWADLVKPGVAVITPNPKTSGGARWNHLAAYGYALRQPGGTDATARDYLKKLYKNVPVLDSGARGATTTFVERGIGDVLLAWENEALLAIKELGPDKFQIVAPSVSILAEPPVAVVDKVVDKRGTRKVAEAYLNFLYTDAAQELIAKNYYRPTVEKEAKKYAAQFPAVKLFTIGDVAGDWAKAQKTHFADGGVFDQIYQK
- a CDS encoding RBBP9/YdeN family alpha/beta hydrolase, producing MPGNLSRFRVLVAPGLHDSGPEHWQSRWQRLYPAFERVCQDDWSDPVLPAWRARVDEVRRRDDRPTLIVAHSFGCLASVHSVAADPANVAGLLLVAPADPDKFGVAALLPREPLPVPSILIASTNDPWMPLERARQWAQHWGSSFIDAGALGHINAESGLRDWLFGQQQLQFLVDRAQNMKPLQY